The following DNA comes from Thermovirga sp..
CTTTCCTTCTCCGACATGAAAGCCGAGTGGAAGAGGGCCGTCATCTCCGGTAAAGGCAAGATATCGAACCTGACTTCCGACAAAAGGACGGGAGACATCGCGATACTTGCCTCGAATCTAGACCCTGCTTTCTTCTCTACCTTCTACCCGCCCGTATCCGGATATCGCCTGAAAGGAGAAATGGCTGTAGAGGCCGAGGTCAAGGGCCCTCTATCGAGGCCCTCTGTCCATGTCAGCCTTCTTTCCAGGGCGCTCTCGCTCATGGACGATTACAGCTTTACGAACCTGAGGGCCGGTACGGACATCTCCGACCTCAAGGCAGGGGTCCCCTCCGATCTGCGCCTGGATATCAGCGCTGATTCCGCCTCGATAGCGGGAACCATGATCCAGGCGTTGAAAGTGGAGCTCGAGAAAAAGGCGAAGGTCATAACGATAAGACAGGGGAACGCTTTGATGGGCGCGGGGACCCTTACGGCAGGCGGGAGCGTCACCCTGGAGGACCCCTTGGAAAAGACGGCCCTTAACCTGGCCGTGAAGGCCTCGAACATCGACCTCGAAAAGATGACCCTCAAGGGGGGGGCGAAGCTCCCGCTGGCTGGCATCCTTACGGGCGATGCCGTCGCTAACGGGGTTTTCGAAAACCCGAAGCTCTCGATAAACGCCACAGCGCCCTTCATCGCTGCCGCGGGCCTCAAGGTGGACGGCGTAAAGGTCAAGATCTCCGGGGACACAACCAGCATGAGGATAGAAGACCTTTCCGGCAAGGTGGGAAACGGTTCAATGTCGGTCACAGGTGACGTCCGGCTGACGCCCTTTGCCTCCGATCTGGAAATCAACGGCAAGAGCCTGGAGCTGAATCCCCTCCTCTCGAGATTCGAGAAACTCAAGCCCCTGAATATCACCGGGAAAGCCGACTTGGAGTTCCAGGGCCGTTTCGGTAAAGGAGGAAATAGCGGTTCCGGCAAGGCCACTTCAGCCTCGGTCCGGGTCATGGGAATGGAGATAACCAATATAGTCCTTCCCTTGGCGCTGGACGGGGAAAGGCTGACTTCACCCGACGGGGCGGGACGGCTCTACGGGGGGAAGATACTGAACGATTTCGCGCTGAATCTGTCGGGCATGACTTTCTACGACGAGGTAGAGATTAAGGACACCGATGTGGACGCGCTCCTGAAGGAAGCTTTCAATCTGCAGGGGCACATCACCGGCAGGGCCGAACTTTTCGCGAAGCTGAACGGAAGCCTCGGCGAGCAGTTGAAATATACGGGCAAGGGACTTCTCAAGACGGGTCAGGGACAGATCTCGGGGTTCAAACTGGTCGACCTGATGGCCGCTGTCCATCGCTCCAAGGGAC
Coding sequences within:
- a CDS encoding DUF748 domain-containing protein → LSFSDMKAEWKRAVISGKGKISNLTSDKRTGDIAILASNLDPAFFSTFYPPVSGYRLKGEMAVEAEVKGPLSRPSVHVSLLSRALSLMDDYSFTNLRAGTDISDLKAGVPSDLRLDISADSASIAGTMIQALKVELEKKAKVITIRQGNALMGAGTLTAGGSVTLEDPLEKTALNLAVKASNIDLEKMTLKGGAKLPLAGILTGDAVANGVFENPKLSINATAPFIAAAGLKVDGVKVKISGDTTSMRIEDLSGKVGNGSMSVTGDVRLTPFASDLEINGKSLELNPLLSRFEKLKPLNITGKADLEFQGRFGKGGNSGSGKATSASVRVMGMEITNIVLPLALDGERLTSPDGAGRLYGGKILNDFALNLSGMTFYDEVEIKDTDVDALLKEAFNLQGHITGRAELFAKLNGSLGEQLKYTGKGLLKTGQGQISGFKLVDLMAAVHRSKGLQFASVYAPFDLQTGKLILAKDTLVRAPQGDPLYEFLAASGGVGPDRKLNLACNGKINIKVINALLGGATGGLGGLASTQNLAGILTGVLEGAGSSLRDDDFRDVSFSLGGTFDKPSLSNIKVAPGEKKVTAAEEPADAEETPLPQKILEQVIPGVKPQDQPPGGSTAPSGEEPSLKDKILQQVIPGAKPESKAPVQLPVKRPAPVTTAAPAPKPVEEKPEPAKQPIGGVEQEQQPAPAEPPKVEATSEQEPNLETLGKKGEADSTLTKAGEGTGTPVEPEEPPPGPAKAPKVKTFRKPAIPVATSSDQPVEISLEPGGEVSAGDTTGEKSIPGADDGEAPPEE